A region from the Salidesulfovibrio onnuriiensis genome encodes:
- a CDS encoding alkaline phosphatase family protein: MSILLNKTTGSQRNRCVVLGLDGLPLDLALKLGETLPNIGRIAKLATSVRAELPELSPVNWTSFYTGAGPEEHGVFGFARMDSETYQCGVANFAQVQIPTIFDRLGDAGLVSRVINLPNTYPARPIKGMLVSGFVAERLEQAVHPPFLAGKLASMGYRLEADTSRGSEDPDFLLAELRTTLASRLAALDLMWPDLAWDLFVLVFTETDRLFHFLMPAVIHAAHPLHAACMEFLRRWDEAIGAVLERYDALPGPKRLVVLADHGFTELKTEVDLNAWLRQQGLLRQTSLPENEWDSSAISGESAAFALDPGRIYLHTRDRFSRASLSRQQAQPALERIKNGLAALTLDGERVIEKIFEADELYPGPMRERAPDLVCQARPGFDLKAKFNRKKVFGHFGRTGTHTVDGAIFYDTNGARPQRMRETGRLILDHFGIHP; encoded by the coding sequence ATGAGCATCCTGCTGAACAAGACAACAGGAAGCCAGCGCAACCGATGCGTGGTCCTGGGCCTGGACGGGCTGCCCCTGGATCTGGCCCTGAAACTGGGCGAGACGCTTCCCAACATCGGACGCATCGCAAAGCTGGCAACCTCGGTACGCGCCGAATTGCCCGAGCTTTCCCCGGTGAACTGGACCTCGTTCTACACGGGCGCGGGCCCGGAGGAACACGGCGTGTTCGGCTTTGCGCGCATGGATTCGGAGACCTACCAGTGCGGGGTGGCCAACTTCGCACAGGTTCAAATTCCCACAATTTTCGACCGCCTGGGCGATGCGGGCCTGGTTTCACGGGTCATCAACCTGCCCAACACCTACCCGGCCCGGCCCATCAAGGGCATGCTCGTCTCCGGCTTCGTGGCCGAGCGCCTGGAGCAGGCCGTGCATCCGCCCTTCCTGGCCGGGAAGCTGGCGAGCATGGGCTACCGGCTGGAGGCCGACACCAGCCGGGGATCGGAGGATCCAGATTTCCTGCTGGCCGAACTGCGCACCACCCTCGCCTCCCGTCTGGCGGCCCTGGATCTCATGTGGCCGGACCTGGCCTGGGACCTGTTCGTGCTCGTGTTCACGGAAACCGACCGGCTGTTCCACTTCCTCATGCCCGCCGTCATCCATGCTGCGCACCCGCTCCATGCCGCCTGCATGGAGTTCCTGCGCCGCTGGGACGAGGCCATCGGCGCGGTGCTGGAGCGCTATGACGCGCTGCCCGGCCCCAAACGCCTCGTGGTCCTGGCCGACCATGGATTCACGGAACTCAAGACCGAGGTGGACCTCAACGCCTGGCTGCGGCAGCAAGGCCTGCTGCGCCAGACGTCCCTGCCGGAAAACGAATGGGACTCCAGCGCCATATCCGGCGAGAGCGCGGCATTCGCCCTGGACCCGGGCCGCATCTACCTGCACACCCGCGACCGCTTTTCCCGCGCATCGCTTTCCCGGCAACAGGCCCAACCCGCCCTGGAACGGATCAAAAACGGCCTTGCGGCCTTGACCTTGGACGGCGAGCGGGTCATTGAGAAGATCTTCGAGGCGGACGAACTCTACCCCGGCCCCATGCGCGAACGCGCGCCGGACCTTGTCTGCCAGGCGCGTCCCGGCTTCGACCTCAAGGCCAAATTCAACCGGAAAAAAGTCTTCGGACACTTTGGCCGCACAGGCACCCACACGGTGGACGGCGCCATATTTTACGACACCAACGGGGCCCGGCCGCAACGCATGCGGGAGACGGGCCGCCTGATACTCGATCATTTCGGAATACATCCATGA
- a CDS encoding MATE family efflux transporter: MASDIAADMAQSPYRTIWKLSWPQILMMVFHFFIGVADVWVAGKINREVQASLGLITQSLFFMLVVAVALANGAVAAISQSEGAGLHRRVQRYVGVCVVAALVLGQLFMFLCLPIRGLLLTALQVPQEMRYVTDYFLEVYLYVLPPYFLLVISNAVFRARKRVMFPLYSGIIITLSNAFLDLGLGLGWFGLPNIGYKGLAWATFGSITAGSLLNLAVLFARGDLSSKSLAPWRWIKKAAPYILKVAWPAGLMQIVWHSGYLVLYAITASLPVGKIDALAGMSIGLRIESFLFLPAFAFNMTASILIGHYLGARRPDEAKQFGLRILGIGLVFILIFAVSLWQIMLPCVELFTKDPAVTAQAMDYLWWNVLAIPFTLTSMILAGAFNGAGATLWNMLIMGGATWFLRLPLAYVLGHHVLKTSTGIWVAMLCSQIVQSATLFYCFKFRNWARFAMIKKKNNKDSQ; this comes from the coding sequence ATGGCATCCGATATCGCAGCCGACATGGCGCAATCCCCCTACCGCACCATCTGGAAACTGTCCTGGCCCCAGATCCTGATGATGGTTTTCCATTTCTTCATCGGCGTGGCCGACGTCTGGGTGGCGGGCAAGATCAACCGCGAAGTCCAGGCATCCCTGGGCCTCATCACCCAATCGCTTTTCTTCATGCTCGTGGTGGCCGTGGCCCTGGCCAACGGGGCCGTGGCGGCCATCAGCCAGTCCGAGGGCGCGGGCCTGCACCGCCGCGTGCAGCGCTACGTGGGCGTCTGCGTGGTGGCGGCGCTGGTGCTGGGCCAACTGTTCATGTTCCTGTGCCTGCCCATCCGGGGCCTGCTGCTCACCGCGCTCCAGGTGCCGCAGGAGATGCGCTACGTCACCGATTATTTCCTGGAAGTATACCTGTACGTGCTGCCGCCCTACTTCCTGCTCGTCATCTCCAACGCCGTATTCCGGGCGCGCAAACGGGTCATGTTCCCGCTCTACAGCGGCATTATCATCACCTTGTCCAACGCGTTCCTGGACCTGGGGCTCGGCCTGGGCTGGTTCGGCCTGCCGAACATCGGCTACAAGGGACTGGCCTGGGCGACCTTCGGATCGATAACCGCAGGCTCCCTGCTCAACCTGGCAGTGCTCTTCGCCCGGGGCGACCTCAGCTCCAAGAGCCTGGCCCCCTGGCGCTGGATCAAAAAGGCCGCACCCTACATCCTCAAGGTGGCCTGGCCCGCGGGCCTCATGCAGATCGTCTGGCATTCCGGCTACTTGGTGCTCTACGCCATCACGGCCAGCCTGCCCGTGGGCAAGATCGACGCCCTGGCGGGCATGTCCATCGGCCTGCGCATCGAATCGTTCCTGTTTCTGCCTGCGTTCGCCTTCAACATGACCGCGAGTATCCTCATAGGGCATTACCTGGGCGCACGCCGCCCCGACGAGGCCAAACAATTCGGTCTCCGCATCCTGGGCATCGGCCTGGTGTTCATCCTGATCTTCGCGGTAAGCCTGTGGCAGATCATGCTCCCCTGTGTGGAGCTCTTCACCAAGGACCCGGCGGTCACGGCCCAGGCCATGGACTACCTGTGGTGGAACGTGCTAGCCATACCTTTCACCCTGACCAGCATGATCCTGGCCGGGGCCTTCAACGGGGCGGGGGCAACCCTCTGGAACATGCTCATCATGGGCGGGGCCACCTGGTTCCTGCGCCTGCCGCTGGCCTATGTGCTCGGCCACCATGTTCTCAAGACCTCCACCGGCATCTGGGTCGCCATGCTCTGTTCCCAGATCGTGCAGTCCGCAACCCTGTTCTACTGTTTCAAGTTCCGGAACTGGGCCAGGTTCGCCATGATCAAAAAGAAAAACAACAAGGATTCACAATAA
- a CDS encoding DUF2156 domain-containing protein, translating to MLLEFEPISLDRQEEYRAALSCCPQLMTSDFAFANIWGWAEYYQLEWAFHKGLVWIRQNYPEPACWAPVGHWGDYDWASCKAMRECNKYIRVPEYLSTLWAEAYGDSINLAEKRDQWDYVYSVEELVALRGNKFHKKKNLLNQFAKNYEWEYKPMCAARIDQVLTMQAEWIKWFEENNPSEALVAENTAITRVLTNFDNIGGLFGATLNCDGKVIAYTVAEPLCQDTVVIHFEKGNVAYKGIYQAINQMFLKNDAPEYTYVNREQDLGDEGLRKAKLSYNPTLFLKKFEATIE from the coding sequence ATGCTGCTTGAATTCGAACCGATTTCCCTGGATCGCCAGGAGGAATACAGGGCGGCCCTGTCCTGTTGCCCGCAGCTCATGACTTCGGACTTCGCCTTTGCCAACATCTGGGGCTGGGCCGAATACTACCAGTTGGAATGGGCCTTCCACAAAGGACTGGTCTGGATCCGGCAGAACTACCCGGAGCCAGCCTGCTGGGCCCCCGTGGGGCATTGGGGCGACTATGACTGGGCCTCCTGCAAGGCCATGCGCGAATGCAACAAATACATCCGCGTACCCGAATACCTCTCCACCCTCTGGGCCGAAGCCTACGGCGACTCCATCAACCTGGCCGAAAAGCGGGACCAGTGGGACTACGTCTATTCCGTGGAGGAGCTGGTGGCCCTGCGCGGCAACAAGTTTCACAAGAAGAAGAACCTGCTCAACCAGTTCGCCAAGAATTACGAATGGGAATACAAGCCCATGTGCGCGGCCCGCATCGATCAGGTTCTGACCATGCAGGCGGAATGGATCAAGTGGTTCGAGGAAAACAATCCCTCCGAGGCCCTGGTGGCGGAGAACACGGCCATCACCCGGGTGCTGACCAATTTCGACAACATCGGCGGCCTGTTCGGCGCAACCCTCAACTGCGACGGCAAGGTCATCGCCTATACCGTGGCCGAACCGCTCTGCCAGGACACGGTGGTCATCCACTTTGAAAAAGGCAACGTCGCCTACAAGGGCATTTACCAGGCCATCAACCAGATGTTCCTGAAAAACGATGCCCCGGAATACACCTATGTGAACCGGGAACAGGACCTGGGGGACGAGGGGCTGCGCAAGGCGAAGCTCTCCTACAACCCGACCCTGTTCCTGAAGAAATTCGAGGCCACCATCGAATAG
- a CDS encoding ATP-dependent helicase has protein sequence MSIDYENELNSAQLEAVKSTEGPVLVIAGAGSGKTRTIVYRLAHLVEQGVDPSQILLLTFTRKAAQEMLHRAEAILGRSLHGTSGGTFHSFAYATLRMNTHDIGYPSGFTLLDRGDSESIIRDLRKDLELGKGDKSYPKKNTMLDMVTKSRNKERPMDAIVEQEAFHLNSYVEDFETIAEEYGKYKRHHALMDYDDLLFELDRLLAENEPLRNQLQMRFRYIMVDEYQDTNLVQARIVKNLAGSNGNVMAVGDDAQSIYAFRGANVANILEFPKIFQGTKIIRLEQNYRSVQPILSMTNHILANARIKFDKKLFSDRQSERLPEIIYPLSDQTQARLVVDKVIELSRKYLMHEIAVLFRAGYQSYHLEVALTRIGIKYQKYGGIRFHEAAHVKDVICYLRLILNSHDTMAWQRSLEHVKGVGPKTVAKIYEAMHTANGEKYMTKMRKKHPELDDLLNELDALRTGNIKPAAAIDRVMSFYQAILTQKYPDDYPKRQAGLEQLSQIAANYADLEAFLGDLSLDGDPEEEKRKENALVLSTVHSSKGLEWKAVLIIDCVEDRFPSKKALNRPEDLEEERRLMYVACTRAMDSLHLFVPKTIYNRYNGVSDPALPSPFVLELPGYTFDRLQEGYSGGLERQRKERPPSMVQPRDTEKSSTPQNDAGTLGFCRHKIFGKGKIIARVEPNKYRINFPGFGLKVIIEDYVELI, from the coding sequence ATGAGCATAGACTACGAAAACGAACTCAACTCCGCCCAGCTCGAGGCCGTGAAAAGCACGGAAGGGCCGGTCCTGGTCATTGCCGGGGCGGGCAGCGGCAAGACGCGCACCATCGTCTACCGGCTGGCGCACCTTGTGGAACAGGGCGTGGACCCGTCCCAGATCCTGCTGCTGACCTTCACCCGCAAGGCCGCCCAGGAAATGCTGCACCGGGCCGAGGCCATCCTGGGCCGCTCCCTGCACGGCACCAGCGGCGGCACCTTCCACTCCTTCGCCTACGCCACCCTGCGCATGAACACCCACGACATCGGCTACCCCAGCGGCTTCACCCTGCTGGACCGGGGGGATTCCGAATCCATCATCCGCGACCTGCGCAAGGACCTGGAGCTGGGCAAGGGCGACAAGTCCTACCCCAAGAAAAACACCATGCTGGACATGGTCACCAAGTCGCGCAACAAGGAGCGTCCCATGGACGCCATCGTGGAGCAGGAGGCCTTCCACCTGAACTCCTATGTGGAGGATTTCGAGACCATTGCCGAGGAGTACGGCAAGTACAAGCGCCACCATGCGCTCATGGACTACGACGACCTGCTCTTCGAGCTGGACAGGCTGCTGGCCGAGAACGAGCCCCTGCGCAACCAGCTCCAGATGCGCTTCCGCTACATCATGGTGGACGAATACCAGGACACCAACCTGGTGCAGGCGCGCATCGTCAAAAATCTCGCCGGATCGAACGGCAATGTCATGGCCGTGGGCGACGATGCCCAATCCATCTATGCCTTCCGTGGAGCCAACGTCGCCAATATCCTCGAATTCCCTAAAATTTTCCAGGGCACCAAGATCATCCGGCTGGAACAGAACTACCGCAGTGTGCAGCCCATCCTGAGCATGACCAACCACATCCTGGCCAATGCGCGCATCAAGTTCGACAAGAAGCTCTTTTCCGACCGCCAGAGCGAACGGCTTCCCGAGATCATCTATCCCCTGAGCGACCAGACCCAGGCCCGGCTGGTGGTGGACAAGGTCATAGAACTGAGCCGCAAGTACCTGATGCACGAGATCGCCGTGCTGTTCCGCGCGGGCTACCAGTCCTACCACCTGGAGGTGGCCCTGACGCGCATCGGCATCAAGTACCAGAAATACGGCGGCATCCGCTTCCACGAGGCCGCCCACGTCAAGGACGTGATCTGCTACCTGCGGCTCATCCTCAATTCGCACGACACCATGGCCTGGCAGCGCTCCCTAGAACACGTCAAGGGCGTGGGGCCAAAGACCGTGGCCAAGATCTACGAGGCCATGCACACGGCTAACGGCGAAAAATACATGACCAAGATGCGCAAGAAACATCCGGAGCTAGACGACCTGCTCAACGAACTGGACGCCCTGCGCACCGGCAACATCAAGCCAGCGGCCGCCATCGACCGGGTCATGAGCTTCTACCAGGCCATCCTGACCCAGAAATACCCGGACGACTATCCCAAACGCCAGGCGGGCTTGGAGCAGCTTTCCCAGATCGCGGCCAACTACGCGGACCTGGAGGCCTTCCTGGGCGACCTGAGCCTGGACGGCGACCCGGAGGAAGAAAAACGCAAGGAAAACGCCCTGGTGCTCTCCACGGTACACTCCTCCAAGGGGCTTGAATGGAAGGCCGTGCTGATCATCGATTGTGTGGAGGACCGCTTCCCGTCCAAGAAGGCGCTCAACCGGCCCGAGGACCTGGAAGAGGAGCGGCGGCTCATGTACGTGGCCTGCACCCGTGCCATGGACTCCCTGCACCTGTTCGTGCCCAAGACCATCTACAACCGCTACAACGGCGTTTCCGACCCGGCTCTGCCCAGTCCGTTCGTGCTGGAACTGCCGGGGTACACGTTCGACCGTCTGCAGGAAGGCTATTCCGGCGGGTTGGAGCGCCAACGCAAGGAGCGCCCGCCGAGCATGGTGCAGCCGCGCGACACGGAGAAATCATCGACACCCCAAAATGATGCGGGCACTCTGGGCTTCTGCAGGCACAAGATTTTCGGCAAGGGCAAGATCATCGCCCGCGTGGAGCCCAACAAGTACCGGATCAACTTTCCGGGGTTCGGGCTCAAAGTCATCATCGAAGACTATGTGGAACTGATATAA